One part of the Muntiacus reevesi chromosome 18, mMunRee1.1, whole genome shotgun sequence genome encodes these proteins:
- the TNRC6C gene encoding trinucleotide repeat-containing gene 6C protein isoform X1, which yields MEEKKKKKQEEKKKKEGAQKKAADQKTKVPEPTKTCSSQPQPAGTSTSTSTSTLSSGSNGKRASAGGQQPAAARYLPREVPPRFRQQEQKQLLKRGQPLPAGTLSGVSPTQGAGPAGLSPPPLPGAGAQPHPSKPQPDLGHSGPAEHYESSHWGQQPPYRSEAGCSWEKAVSDRTDAGAWPSLTGAETESASECTTDTDSASNCGSENSSMATGSAQGSLTGQAKKTGGSNGSSGAQSALGAGAASSGNGGAARVWGVAAGAGSGLAHCSLGGGDGKMDNMIGDGRSQNCWGASSSSAGINLNLNPNANPAAWPVLGHEGTVATGSPSSICSPVSAIGQNMGTQNGNPAGTLGAWGSLPQESTEPQTSTSQNVSFSVQPQNLNTDGPNNTNPLNPSPSPLNAVQTNGLPNWGMAVGMGAIIPPHLQGLPGANGSSVSQVGGGGGEGIGSSVWGLSPGNPATGNSGSGFSQGSGDTVNSALSAKQNGSSSAVQKEGNGGNNAWDSGPPAGPGILAWGRGGGSSGVGNLHSGAWGHPSRSTSNGVNGDWGKPPNQHSSSDINGKGSTGWDSPGAGGQNPAAQPGSEHVNSWAKAASSGTSASEGSSEGSGSHNEGSTGRDGAEGRRRDKGILEQGHLQLPRSDLDPRVLSNTGWGQTPVKQNTAWEFEESPRSERKNDNGTEAWGCAATQPSHSGGKNDGSSVNSTNTSSVSGWVSSPPAAAPAHAGWGDSSHKAPNGPGVWGEAISSTAVNNAAAAKSGHAWSGTVNQEDKSATWAEPQKPRSQNWGDGHKPNPAWSAGGGDWADSPSVLGHLGEGKKNASGWDADGSRSGSGWSEAPRSGTGGWGNGTNAKVNPGTSWGESLKPGPQQNWASKPPDSSSSNWGGAASVKQTGTGWIGGPVPVKPKDSSEATGWEEPSPPSIRRKMEIDDGTSAWGDPSNYNNKTVNMWDRNNPGIQSSAPAGAAAAAATSDSASAAEAPPAHQAGAQLSRSPLLGPVSSGWGEMPNVHSKAENSWGESSSPSTLVDNGTAAWGKPPSSGSGWGDQPTEPALTFGRASAPAAAPALCKPASKSMQEGWGSGGDDANLGASQWEDEDGGVWNNAASQESPSSCSSWGNAPKKGLQKGMKTSGKQDEAWIMTRLIKQLTDMGFPREPAEEALKSNNMNLDQAMSALLEKKVDVDKRGLGVTDYNGMVTKPLGCRPPISKESSVDRPTFLDKLTLSFPNQDGGLVEEPTTSPFLPSPSLKLPLSNSALPSQALGGIASGLGMQNLNSSRQTPSGNLGMFGSSGAAPARTMQQPPQPPVPPLSSSQPSLRAQVPQFLSPQVQAQLLQFAAKNIGLNPALLTSPINPQHMTMLNQLYQLQLAYQRLQIQQQMLQAQRNVSGPMRQQEQQVARTITNLQQQIQQHQRQLAQALLVKPPPPPPLSLHPSAGKSALDSFPPHPQAPGLPELQTKEQQSSPSTFAPYPLAGLNPNMNVSSMDMPGGLSVKDPSQSQSRLPQWTHPNPMDNLPGAASPLDQNPSKHGAIPGGLSIGPPAKSSIDDSYGRYDLIQSSESPASPPVAVPHSWSRAKSDSDKISNGSSINWPPEFHPGVPWKGLQNIDPENDPDVTPGSVPTGPTINTTIQDVNRYLLKSGGSSPPSSQNATLPSSSAWPLAASGYSRSFSSLAPAPSVAGKLSDIKSTWSSGSASHTQASLSHELWKVPRNTTAPTRPPPGLTNPKPSSAWGASPLGWTSSYSSGSAWSTDASGRTSSWLVLRNLTPQIDGSTLRTLCLQHGPLITFHLNLTQGNAVVRYSSKEEAAKAQKSLHMCVLGNTTILAEFAGEEEVNRFLAQGQALPPTSSWQPSPGTSQTRLGASGSAHGLVRSDAGHWNAPGLAGKGGSDLLWGGVPQYSSSLWGPPSGDDGRVIGSPTPLNTLLPGDLLSGESI from the exons TGCCAGAACCTACCAAGACCTGTTCAAGCCAGCCCCAACCTGCCGGCACCAGTACCAGTACTTCCACCAGCACCCTCTCCAGCGGCAGCAATGGCAAACGTGCTTCTGCCGGCGGCCAGCAGCCAGCTGCAGCCCGTTACCTGCCTCGCGAGGTGCCTCCACGCTTCCGCCAGCAAGAACAGAAGCAGCTGTTAAAGAGAGGTCAGCCGCTGCCCGCGGGGACCCTGAGCGGCGTGAGTCCCACCCAGGGCGCTGGGCCTGCAGGGCTGAGCCCGCCCCCGCTGCCTGGAGCCGGAGCACAACCGCACCCCAGTAAGCCCCAACCAG ATCTCGGTCACAGCGGCCCAGCGGAGCATTATGAGAGTTCCCACTGGGGACAGCAGCCCCCTTACCGGAGCGAAGCCGGCTGCAGCTGGGAGAAGGCAGTAAGCGACAGGACGGACGCGGGGGCCTGGCCTTCCCTCACGGGAGCAGAGACGGAATCCGCCTCAGAATGTACCACCGACACTGACTCTGCCTCCAACTGCGGCTCAGAGAACAGTAGCATGGCTACGGGGAGCGCCCAGGGCAGCCTCACTGGGCAGGCCAAGAAGACGGGCGGCAGTAATGGCTCCAGCGGCGCGCAGAGTGCCCTTGGGGCGGGGGCAGCGAGCAGCGGTAACGGAGGCGCCGCCCGAGTGTGGGGCGTAGCCGCGGGCGCCGGCTCGGGCCTGGCTCACTGCTCCCTCGGCGGCGGGGATGGGAAAATGGACAACATGATCGGAGATGGGAGGAGTCAGAACTGCTGGGGTGCCTCCAGCTCCAGCGCTGGCATTAATCTTAACCTTAATCCCAACGCCAACCCAGCTGCCTGGCCTGTACTCGGACACGAAGGAACTGTGGCGACAGGCAGCCCTTCCAGTATTTGCAGTCCGGTCAGTGCCATAGGTCAGAACATGGGCACCCAGAACGGGAACCCAGCGGGCACTTTAGGTGCTTGGGGAAGCTTGCCGCAAGAGAGCACAGAACCACAAACGTCCACTTCTCAGAATGTGTCTTTCAGCGTACAACCTCAGAACCTTAACACTGATGGACCAAATAACACTAACCCCCTGAACCCTTCCCCCAGCCCGCTCAACGCAGTGCAGACCAACGGACTGCCGAACTGGGGCATGGCTGTCGGCATGGGGGCCATCATCCCGCCCCACCTGCAAGGCCTTCCTGGTGCTAACGGATCGTCAGTTTCTCAAGTCGGTGGGGGTGGCGGTGAAGGAATCGGCAGTTCTGTGTGGGGACTGTCCCCAGGTAACCCGGCCACAGGAAACAGCGGTTCCGGGTTCAGTCAGGGGAGTGGCGACACTGTGAACTCAGCATTAAGTGCTAAGCAGAACGGCTCCAGCAGCGCTGTGCAGAAGGAGGGGAACGGAGGGAACAACGCGTGGGACTCAGGACCTCCCGCCGGTCCTGGCATCCTcgcctgggggcggggcgggggcagcaGCGGCGTGGGCAACCTCCACTCGGGAGCTTGGGGCCACCCCAGCCGGAGCACCTCCAACGGGGTGAACGGGGACTGGGGGAAGCCCCCCAACCAGCATTCCAGTAGCGACATCAACGGGAAAGGATCAACAGGGTGGGACAGTCCTGGCGCCGGCGGCCAGAATCCTGCCGCGCAGCCTGGTAGCGAGCACGTGAACTCTTGGGCCAAAGCTGCGTCCTCTGGAACGTCGGCCAGTGAAGGCAGCAGCGAGGGTTCTGGCAGCCACAACGAAGGAAGCACTGGGCGGGATGGAGCAGAAGGCCGACGGCGAGACAAAGGGATTCTTGAGCAAGGGCACCTCCAGTTGCCAAGGAGCGACCTTGACCCACGAGTTCTGTCCAACACTGGTTGGGGACAGACTCCAGTGAAGCAAAACACTGCCTGGGAATTTGAAGAGTCCCCCAGGTCCGAGCGCAAGAACGACAATGGGACAGAGGCCTGGGGGTGCGCAGCTACTCAGCCTTCACACTCAGGGGGGAAGAACGATGGGTCCAGCGTGAACAGTACAAATACCTCTTCAGTATCGGGGTGGGTCAGCTCACCGCCTGCTGCTGCGCCAGCGCACGCCGGCTGGGGAGACAGCAGCCACAAAGCGCCAAACGGCCCCGGGGTTTGGGGGGAGGCGATAAGCTCTACTGCTGttaataatgctgctgctgccaagagTGGCCACGCTTGGAGTGGGACCGTAAATCAGGAGGACAAGTCCGCCACCTGGGCTGAGCCTCAGAAACCCAGATCTCAGAACTGGGGAGACGGACACAAGCCGAACCCAGCCTGGAGCGCAGGCGGGGGAGACTGGGCGGATTCGCCCTCGGTCCTGGGAcacctgggggaggggaagaagaaCGCCTCGGGCTGGGATGCTGACGGTAGTCGATCAGGGTCTGGTTGGAGCGAGGCTCCGAGGTCGGGGACCGGCGGCTGGGGCAATGGCACAAACGCGAAGGTGAATCCAGGGACAAGCTGGGGAGAGTCTCTGAAGCCCGGCCCCCAACAGAACTGGGCGAGCAAACCCCCAGACAGCAGCTCGAGTAACTGGGGAGGAGCCGCTTCCGTGAAACAGACAGGAACAGGGTGGATCGGGGGGCCGGTGCCCGTCAAGCCGAAGGACAGCAGCGAGGCCACGGGCTGGGAGGAGCCTTCCCCGCCGTCCATCCGCCGCAAAATGGAAATCGATGACGGTACCTCAGCTTGGGGCGACCCGAGCAACTACAACAATAAAACTGTAAACATGTGGGACAGAAACAACCCAGGCATCCAGAGCAGCGCCCCggccggcgccgccgccgccgccgccacgaGCGACAGCGCAAGCGCGGCCGAGGCGCCCCCGGCGCACCAGGCCGGCGCCCAGCTGAGCCGATCGCCGCTGCTGGGCCCAG TTTCGTCGGGCTGGGGAGAAATGCCTAACGTTCATTCGAAGGCTGAAAACTCTTGGGGGGAGTCATCATCCCCGTCCACCCTGGTTGATAATGGCACAGCAGCGTGGGGCAAGCCACCCAGCAGCGGCAGCGGATGGGGGGACCAGCCCACCGAGCCGGCGCTGACGTTCGGGAGGGCCAGCGCCCCCGCTGCCGCCCCAGCCCTGTGCAAACCAG CTTCAAAATCTATGCAAGAAGGCTGGGGCAGCGGCGGGGACGACGCGAACCTCGGCGCTAGTCAGTGGGAGGACGAGGATGGGGGCGTGTGGAACAACGCGGCTTCGCAGGAGAGCCCCTCTTCCTGCAGCTCCTGGGGGAATGCCCCCAAGAAAGGGCTCCAGAAG GGCATGAAAACATCTGGCAAGCAGGACGAGGCCTGGATCATGACCCGGCTGATCAAACAACTCACAGACATGGGCTTCCCG AGAGAGCCGGCTGAAGAGGCCTTGAAGAGCAACAACATGAATCTCGATCAGGCCATGA GCGCTCTGCTGGAAAAGAAGGTGGACGTGGACAAGCGTGGACTGGGAGTGACCGACTACAACGGGATGGTCACCAAGCCCCTTGGCTGCCGCCCACCGATCTCCAAAGAGTCTTCCGTGGACCGCCCCACCTTCCTTGACAAG CTCACGCTTTCTTTCCCCAATCAGGATGGCGGCCTCGTGGAAGAGCCCACGACTTCACCATTTTTGCCTTCACCAAGCCTGAAGCTCCCCCTTTCCAACAGTGCACTCCCCAGTCAGGCCCTGGGCGGGATTGCCTCAGGGCTGGGCATGCAAAACTTGAATTCTTCTAGACAG ACACCGAGTGGCAATCTGGGCATGTTTGGCAGCAGCGGAGCAGCGCCCGCCAGGACCATGCAGCAGCCGCCGCAGCCGCCCGTGCCGCCCCTGAGCTCCTCCCAGCCCAGTCTCCGTGCTCAAGTGCCTCAGTTTCTATCCCCTCAG GTTCAAGCACAGCTTTTGCAGTTTGCAGCAAAAAACATTGGTCTCAACCCTGCACTATTAACCTCGCCAATTAATCCTCAGCATATGACGATGTTGAACCAGCTCTATCAGCTGCAGCTG GCATACCAACGTTTACAGATCCAGCAGCAGATGCTACAGGCCCAGCGGAACGTTTCCGGACCCATGAGACAACAGGAGCAGCAA GTTGCGCGCACAATCACTAACCTGCAGCAGCAGATCCAGCAGCACCAGCGCCAGCTGGCCCAGGCCCTGCTCGTGAAGCCGCCGCCCCCGCCACCCCTGTCTCTGCACCCCTCTGCAGGCAAATCGGCCCTGGACAGcttcccgccccacccccaggcccccgGGCTCCCTGAGCTGCAGACCAAAGAGCAGCAGTCTTCACCCAGCACCTTCGCCCCCTACCCTCTCG CCGGACTGAACCCAAACATGAATGTCAGCAGCATGGACATGCCTGGTGGTTTGTCAGTGAAGGACCCGTCTCAGTCCCAGTCACGCCTCCCTCAATGGACTCACCCCAACCCCATGGATAACTTACCCGGTGCTGCTTCTCCGCTCGACCAGAACCCCAGCAAGCATG gtGCTATCCCTGGAGGTCTGAGCATCGGACCTCCAGCCAAGTCCTCCATCGACGACTCCTATGGCCGGTACGATTTAATCCAGAGCAGCGAGTCACCAGCCAGCCCTCCTGTAGCTGTCCCCCACAGCTGGTCACGTGCCAAATCTGACAGTGATAAAATCTCAAATGGCTCCAGCATCAACTGGCCCCCAG AATTTCATCCTGGAGTTCCCTGGAAAGGACTTCAGAACATAGATCCGGAGAATGACCCCGACGTCACTCCTGGAAGTGTCCCCACCGGGCCAACCATCAACACCACCATACAGGATGTCAACCGCTACCTCCTCAAGAGTGGAG GGTCCTCCCCACCATCATCTCAGAATGCCACGCTGCCTTCCTCGAGTGCCTGGCCGCTCGCTGCCTCCGGCTACAGTCGCTCTTTCAGCAGCCTTGCACCCGCTCCTAGTGTTGCAG GTAAGCTGTCAGACATCAAATCGACGTGGTCCTCTGGCTCTGCCTCCCACACGCAAGCCTCCCTGTCTCACGAACTGTGGAAGGTGCCCAGAAACACTACTGCACCCACAAGGCCCCCGCCAGGGCTAACCAACCCCAAGCCTTCCTCCGCCTGGGGAGCCAGTCCCCTCGGCTGGACCAGCTCTTACTCCTCGG GTTCCGCCTGGAGTACCGACGCCTCAGGAAGGACAAGCAGCTGGCTCGTTCTCCGCAACCTCACACCCCAG ATCGACGGCTCCACCCTGCGGACGCTGTGCCTGCAGCACGGGCCCCTCATCACATTCCACCTGAACCTGACGCAGGGCAACGCCGTGGTCCGCTACAGCTCCAAGGAGGAAGCCGCCAAGGCCCAGAAGTCCCTGCACAT
- the TNRC6C gene encoding trinucleotide repeat-containing gene 6C protein isoform X3 — protein MEEKKKKKQEEKKKKEGAQKKAADQKTKVPEPTKTCSSQPQPAGTSTSTSTSTLSSGSNGKRASAGGQQPAAARYLPREVPPRFRQQEQKQLLKRGQPLPAGTLSGVSPTQGAGPAGLSPPPLPGAGAQPHPSKPQPDLGHSGPAEHYESSHWGQQPPYRSEAGCSWEKAVSDRTDAGAWPSLTGAETESASECTTDTDSASNCGSENSSMATGSAQGSLTGQAKKTGGSNGSSGAQSALGAGAASSGNGGAARVWGVAAGAGSGLAHCSLGGGDGKMDNMIGDGRSQNCWGASSSSAGINLNLNPNANPAAWPVLGHEGTVATGSPSSICSPVSAIGQNMGTQNGNPAGTLGAWGSLPQESTEPQTSTSQNVSFSVQPQNLNTDGPNNTNPLNPSPSPLNAVQTNGLPNWGMAVGMGAIIPPHLQGLPGANGSSVSQVGGGGGEGIGSSVWGLSPGNPATGNSGSGFSQGSGDTVNSALSAKQNGSSSAVQKEGNGGNNAWDSGPPAGPGILAWGRGGGSSGVGNLHSGAWGHPSRSTSNGVNGDWGKPPNQHSSSDINGKGSTGWDSPGAGGQNPAAQPGSEHVNSWAKAASSGTSASEGSSEGSGSHNEGSTGRDGAEGRRRDKGILEQGHLQLPRSDLDPRVLSNTGWGQTPVKQNTAWEFEESPRSERKNDNGTEAWGCAATQPSHSGGKNDGSSVNSTNTSSVSGWVSSPPAAAPAHAGWGDSSHKAPNGPGVWGEAISSTAVNNAAAAKSGHAWSGTVNQEDKSATWAEPQKPRSQNWGDGHKPNPAWSAGGGDWADSPSVLGHLGEGKKNASGWDADGSRSGSGWSEAPRSGTGGWGNGTNAKVNPGTSWGESLKPGPQQNWASKPPDSSSSNWGGAASVKQTGTGWIGGPVPVKPKDSSEATGWEEPSPPSIRRKMEIDDGTSAWGDPSNYNNKTVNMWDRNNPGIQSSAPAGAAAAAATSDSASAAEAPPAHQAGAQLSRSPLLGPVSSGWGEMPNVHSKAENSWGESSSPSTLVDNGTAAWGKPPSSGSGWGDQPTEPALTFGRASAPAAAPALCKPASKSMQEGWGSGGDDANLGASQWEDEDGGVWNNAASQESPSSCSSWGNAPKKGLQKGMKTSGKQDEAWIMTRLIKQLTDMGFPREPAEEALKSNNMNLDQAMSALLEKKVDVDKRGLGVTDYNGMVTKPLGCRPPISKESSVDRPTFLDKLTLSFPNQDGGLVEEPTTSPFLPSPSLKLPLSNSALPSQALGGIASGLGMQNLNSSRQTPSGNLGMFGSSGAAPARTMQQPPQPPVPPLSSSQPSLRAQVPQFLSPQVQAQLLQFAAKNIGLNPALLTSPINPQHMTMLNQLYQLQLAYQRLQIQQQMLQAQRNVSGPMRQQEQQVARTITNLQQQIQQHQRQLAQALLVKPPPPPPLSLHPSAGKSALDSFPPHPQAPGLPELQTKEQQSSPSTFAPYPLAGLNPNMNVSSMDMPGGLSVKDPSQSQSRLPQWTHPNPMDNLPGAASPLDQNPSKHGAIPGGLSIGPPAKSSIDDSYGRYDLIQSSESPASPPVAVPHSWSRAKSDSDKISNGSSINWPPEFHPGVPWKGLQNIDPENDPDVTPGSVPTGPTINTTIQDVNRYLLKSGGKLSDIKSTWSSGSASHTQASLSHELWKVPRNTTAPTRPPPGLTNPKPSSAWGASPLGWTSSYSSGSAWSTDASGRTSSWLVLRNLTPQIDGSTLRTLCLQHGPLITFHLNLTQGNAVVRYSSKEEAAKAQKSLHMCVLGNTTILAEFAGEEEVNRFLAQGQALPPTSSWQPSPGTSQTRLGASGSAHGLVRSDAGHWNAPGLAGKGGSDLLWGGVPQYSSSLWGPPSGDDGRVIGSPTPLNTLLPGDLLSGESI, from the exons TGCCAGAACCTACCAAGACCTGTTCAAGCCAGCCCCAACCTGCCGGCACCAGTACCAGTACTTCCACCAGCACCCTCTCCAGCGGCAGCAATGGCAAACGTGCTTCTGCCGGCGGCCAGCAGCCAGCTGCAGCCCGTTACCTGCCTCGCGAGGTGCCTCCACGCTTCCGCCAGCAAGAACAGAAGCAGCTGTTAAAGAGAGGTCAGCCGCTGCCCGCGGGGACCCTGAGCGGCGTGAGTCCCACCCAGGGCGCTGGGCCTGCAGGGCTGAGCCCGCCCCCGCTGCCTGGAGCCGGAGCACAACCGCACCCCAGTAAGCCCCAACCAG ATCTCGGTCACAGCGGCCCAGCGGAGCATTATGAGAGTTCCCACTGGGGACAGCAGCCCCCTTACCGGAGCGAAGCCGGCTGCAGCTGGGAGAAGGCAGTAAGCGACAGGACGGACGCGGGGGCCTGGCCTTCCCTCACGGGAGCAGAGACGGAATCCGCCTCAGAATGTACCACCGACACTGACTCTGCCTCCAACTGCGGCTCAGAGAACAGTAGCATGGCTACGGGGAGCGCCCAGGGCAGCCTCACTGGGCAGGCCAAGAAGACGGGCGGCAGTAATGGCTCCAGCGGCGCGCAGAGTGCCCTTGGGGCGGGGGCAGCGAGCAGCGGTAACGGAGGCGCCGCCCGAGTGTGGGGCGTAGCCGCGGGCGCCGGCTCGGGCCTGGCTCACTGCTCCCTCGGCGGCGGGGATGGGAAAATGGACAACATGATCGGAGATGGGAGGAGTCAGAACTGCTGGGGTGCCTCCAGCTCCAGCGCTGGCATTAATCTTAACCTTAATCCCAACGCCAACCCAGCTGCCTGGCCTGTACTCGGACACGAAGGAACTGTGGCGACAGGCAGCCCTTCCAGTATTTGCAGTCCGGTCAGTGCCATAGGTCAGAACATGGGCACCCAGAACGGGAACCCAGCGGGCACTTTAGGTGCTTGGGGAAGCTTGCCGCAAGAGAGCACAGAACCACAAACGTCCACTTCTCAGAATGTGTCTTTCAGCGTACAACCTCAGAACCTTAACACTGATGGACCAAATAACACTAACCCCCTGAACCCTTCCCCCAGCCCGCTCAACGCAGTGCAGACCAACGGACTGCCGAACTGGGGCATGGCTGTCGGCATGGGGGCCATCATCCCGCCCCACCTGCAAGGCCTTCCTGGTGCTAACGGATCGTCAGTTTCTCAAGTCGGTGGGGGTGGCGGTGAAGGAATCGGCAGTTCTGTGTGGGGACTGTCCCCAGGTAACCCGGCCACAGGAAACAGCGGTTCCGGGTTCAGTCAGGGGAGTGGCGACACTGTGAACTCAGCATTAAGTGCTAAGCAGAACGGCTCCAGCAGCGCTGTGCAGAAGGAGGGGAACGGAGGGAACAACGCGTGGGACTCAGGACCTCCCGCCGGTCCTGGCATCCTcgcctgggggcggggcgggggcagcaGCGGCGTGGGCAACCTCCACTCGGGAGCTTGGGGCCACCCCAGCCGGAGCACCTCCAACGGGGTGAACGGGGACTGGGGGAAGCCCCCCAACCAGCATTCCAGTAGCGACATCAACGGGAAAGGATCAACAGGGTGGGACAGTCCTGGCGCCGGCGGCCAGAATCCTGCCGCGCAGCCTGGTAGCGAGCACGTGAACTCTTGGGCCAAAGCTGCGTCCTCTGGAACGTCGGCCAGTGAAGGCAGCAGCGAGGGTTCTGGCAGCCACAACGAAGGAAGCACTGGGCGGGATGGAGCAGAAGGCCGACGGCGAGACAAAGGGATTCTTGAGCAAGGGCACCTCCAGTTGCCAAGGAGCGACCTTGACCCACGAGTTCTGTCCAACACTGGTTGGGGACAGACTCCAGTGAAGCAAAACACTGCCTGGGAATTTGAAGAGTCCCCCAGGTCCGAGCGCAAGAACGACAATGGGACAGAGGCCTGGGGGTGCGCAGCTACTCAGCCTTCACACTCAGGGGGGAAGAACGATGGGTCCAGCGTGAACAGTACAAATACCTCTTCAGTATCGGGGTGGGTCAGCTCACCGCCTGCTGCTGCGCCAGCGCACGCCGGCTGGGGAGACAGCAGCCACAAAGCGCCAAACGGCCCCGGGGTTTGGGGGGAGGCGATAAGCTCTACTGCTGttaataatgctgctgctgccaagagTGGCCACGCTTGGAGTGGGACCGTAAATCAGGAGGACAAGTCCGCCACCTGGGCTGAGCCTCAGAAACCCAGATCTCAGAACTGGGGAGACGGACACAAGCCGAACCCAGCCTGGAGCGCAGGCGGGGGAGACTGGGCGGATTCGCCCTCGGTCCTGGGAcacctgggggaggggaagaagaaCGCCTCGGGCTGGGATGCTGACGGTAGTCGATCAGGGTCTGGTTGGAGCGAGGCTCCGAGGTCGGGGACCGGCGGCTGGGGCAATGGCACAAACGCGAAGGTGAATCCAGGGACAAGCTGGGGAGAGTCTCTGAAGCCCGGCCCCCAACAGAACTGGGCGAGCAAACCCCCAGACAGCAGCTCGAGTAACTGGGGAGGAGCCGCTTCCGTGAAACAGACAGGAACAGGGTGGATCGGGGGGCCGGTGCCCGTCAAGCCGAAGGACAGCAGCGAGGCCACGGGCTGGGAGGAGCCTTCCCCGCCGTCCATCCGCCGCAAAATGGAAATCGATGACGGTACCTCAGCTTGGGGCGACCCGAGCAACTACAACAATAAAACTGTAAACATGTGGGACAGAAACAACCCAGGCATCCAGAGCAGCGCCCCggccggcgccgccgccgccgccgccacgaGCGACAGCGCAAGCGCGGCCGAGGCGCCCCCGGCGCACCAGGCCGGCGCCCAGCTGAGCCGATCGCCGCTGCTGGGCCCAG TTTCGTCGGGCTGGGGAGAAATGCCTAACGTTCATTCGAAGGCTGAAAACTCTTGGGGGGAGTCATCATCCCCGTCCACCCTGGTTGATAATGGCACAGCAGCGTGGGGCAAGCCACCCAGCAGCGGCAGCGGATGGGGGGACCAGCCCACCGAGCCGGCGCTGACGTTCGGGAGGGCCAGCGCCCCCGCTGCCGCCCCAGCCCTGTGCAAACCAG CTTCAAAATCTATGCAAGAAGGCTGGGGCAGCGGCGGGGACGACGCGAACCTCGGCGCTAGTCAGTGGGAGGACGAGGATGGGGGCGTGTGGAACAACGCGGCTTCGCAGGAGAGCCCCTCTTCCTGCAGCTCCTGGGGGAATGCCCCCAAGAAAGGGCTCCAGAAG GGCATGAAAACATCTGGCAAGCAGGACGAGGCCTGGATCATGACCCGGCTGATCAAACAACTCACAGACATGGGCTTCCCG AGAGAGCCGGCTGAAGAGGCCTTGAAGAGCAACAACATGAATCTCGATCAGGCCATGA GCGCTCTGCTGGAAAAGAAGGTGGACGTGGACAAGCGTGGACTGGGAGTGACCGACTACAACGGGATGGTCACCAAGCCCCTTGGCTGCCGCCCACCGATCTCCAAAGAGTCTTCCGTGGACCGCCCCACCTTCCTTGACAAG CTCACGCTTTCTTTCCCCAATCAGGATGGCGGCCTCGTGGAAGAGCCCACGACTTCACCATTTTTGCCTTCACCAAGCCTGAAGCTCCCCCTTTCCAACAGTGCACTCCCCAGTCAGGCCCTGGGCGGGATTGCCTCAGGGCTGGGCATGCAAAACTTGAATTCTTCTAGACAG ACACCGAGTGGCAATCTGGGCATGTTTGGCAGCAGCGGAGCAGCGCCCGCCAGGACCATGCAGCAGCCGCCGCAGCCGCCCGTGCCGCCCCTGAGCTCCTCCCAGCCCAGTCTCCGTGCTCAAGTGCCTCAGTTTCTATCCCCTCAG GTTCAAGCACAGCTTTTGCAGTTTGCAGCAAAAAACATTGGTCTCAACCCTGCACTATTAACCTCGCCAATTAATCCTCAGCATATGACGATGTTGAACCAGCTCTATCAGCTGCAGCTG GCATACCAACGTTTACAGATCCAGCAGCAGATGCTACAGGCCCAGCGGAACGTTTCCGGACCCATGAGACAACAGGAGCAGCAA GTTGCGCGCACAATCACTAACCTGCAGCAGCAGATCCAGCAGCACCAGCGCCAGCTGGCCCAGGCCCTGCTCGTGAAGCCGCCGCCCCCGCCACCCCTGTCTCTGCACCCCTCTGCAGGCAAATCGGCCCTGGACAGcttcccgccccacccccaggcccccgGGCTCCCTGAGCTGCAGACCAAAGAGCAGCAGTCTTCACCCAGCACCTTCGCCCCCTACCCTCTCG CCGGACTGAACCCAAACATGAATGTCAGCAGCATGGACATGCCTGGTGGTTTGTCAGTGAAGGACCCGTCTCAGTCCCAGTCACGCCTCCCTCAATGGACTCACCCCAACCCCATGGATAACTTACCCGGTGCTGCTTCTCCGCTCGACCAGAACCCCAGCAAGCATG gtGCTATCCCTGGAGGTCTGAGCATCGGACCTCCAGCCAAGTCCTCCATCGACGACTCCTATGGCCGGTACGATTTAATCCAGAGCAGCGAGTCACCAGCCAGCCCTCCTGTAGCTGTCCCCCACAGCTGGTCACGTGCCAAATCTGACAGTGATAAAATCTCAAATGGCTCCAGCATCAACTGGCCCCCAG AATTTCATCCTGGAGTTCCCTGGAAAGGACTTCAGAACATAGATCCGGAGAATGACCCCGACGTCACTCCTGGAAGTGTCCCCACCGGGCCAACCATCAACACCACCATACAGGATGTCAACCGCTACCTCCTCAAGAGTGGAG GTAAGCTGTCAGACATCAAATCGACGTGGTCCTCTGGCTCTGCCTCCCACACGCAAGCCTCCCTGTCTCACGAACTGTGGAAGGTGCCCAGAAACACTACTGCACCCACAAGGCCCCCGCCAGGGCTAACCAACCCCAAGCCTTCCTCCGCCTGGGGAGCCAGTCCCCTCGGCTGGACCAGCTCTTACTCCTCGG GTTCCGCCTGGAGTACCGACGCCTCAGGAAGGACAAGCAGCTGGCTCGTTCTCCGCAACCTCACACCCCAG ATCGACGGCTCCACCCTGCGGACGCTGTGCCTGCAGCACGGGCCCCTCATCACATTCCACCTGAACCTGACGCAGGGCAACGCCGTGGTCCGCTACAGCTCCAAGGAGGAAGCCGCCAAGGCCCAGAAGTCCCTGCACAT